The Rhodopirellula islandica genome includes a region encoding these proteins:
- a CDS encoding BBP7 family outer membrane beta-barrel protein, whose amino-acid sequence MNIVRLLPWFAILGCMLAPQNVSAQSPNGASSRAKAAKPTEKMTWYPQSINGKSTEAAPADSLNGSVPTDSVVEGVSFDSPQYFDSPEYEVYEEPFHGIRSCDGCGDCDQCISRRSARRFWVRAEYLLWSLDGMDLPPLVTTSPAGTDPEDTGVLGQSGTTTLFGNSNVLDSMRSGLRVTLGWSDDHCGNGFELSGLGIFQDDETYQSNRGLLARPVFDTEAGAESSMLIAHPDFLTGSVNVQAESELASFEFNRRQVLSSMRGQRVDFLVGYRYGNLNEMLRVDQSSVYTAAQGPIISGTTVDLFDQFEADNQFHGAQIGLQFQRCVGATTWDAHAKIAFGVNRGETTIAGQTTNTVPAGGSATFAGGLLAQSTNIGSYDDSSFMALPEIGLNLTTQVHRDMKLTIGYSLMVWSDAVRVDDAIDRNVSQFPPEAPTGSNQPAYELTTSSFIAHGLNIGAAFQF is encoded by the coding sequence ATGAATATTGTCCGACTCCTACCGTGGTTCGCGATTCTGGGGTGCATGCTGGCACCGCAGAACGTCTCGGCTCAAAGTCCAAACGGGGCGTCGAGTCGGGCCAAAGCGGCGAAGCCAACTGAAAAGATGACTTGGTATCCCCAGTCGATCAACGGCAAGAGCACTGAGGCTGCACCCGCCGATTCCCTCAACGGGAGTGTTCCGACCGACTCCGTGGTGGAAGGCGTTTCGTTTGATTCACCCCAGTACTTCGATTCACCCGAGTACGAGGTTTACGAGGAACCCTTTCACGGCATCCGTTCGTGTGACGGATGTGGTGATTGCGATCAATGCATCTCTCGTCGATCGGCACGTCGATTTTGGGTCCGTGCGGAATACTTGCTGTGGTCGCTCGATGGAATGGACTTGCCACCTTTGGTGACAACCAGTCCGGCTGGCACCGACCCAGAGGACACCGGCGTGCTGGGGCAATCCGGAACAACGACGTTGTTTGGAAACAGCAACGTGCTGGATTCGATGCGGTCCGGTTTGCGTGTGACGCTGGGATGGAGCGACGACCATTGTGGCAACGGATTTGAACTCAGCGGCCTGGGAATCTTCCAAGACGACGAGACCTATCAAAGCAATCGAGGCTTGTTGGCTCGTCCTGTGTTTGACACCGAAGCGGGAGCCGAGTCATCGATGTTGATCGCTCACCCCGATTTTCTGACAGGGTCTGTCAACGTCCAAGCGGAAAGCGAGTTGGCGTCGTTTGAGTTCAACCGCCGCCAAGTGTTGTCTTCCATGCGAGGCCAACGAGTGGATTTCCTGGTGGGATATCGATACGGCAACCTGAACGAAATGCTGCGGGTCGATCAATCCTCGGTGTACACAGCAGCCCAAGGCCCAATCATCTCAGGCACAACCGTGGACCTGTTTGATCAGTTCGAAGCGGACAACCAATTCCATGGGGCTCAAATTGGCCTGCAGTTTCAGCGCTGCGTCGGTGCGACGACCTGGGACGCTCACGCCAAGATCGCGTTTGGAGTCAATCGAGGCGAAACAACCATCGCCGGACAAACAACCAACACCGTTCCGGCCGGAGGGTCAGCAACTTTCGCGGGCGGTTTGCTGGCCCAGTCGACCAACATCGGGAGCTATGACGATTCGTCGTTCATGGCGCTCCCCGAAATCGGATTGAACTTGACGACTCAAGTTCATCGCGACATGAAATTGACGATCGGATACAGTCTGATGGTTTGGTCCGATGCCGTTCGAGTGGACGACGCGATCGATCGCAACGTCTCGCAGTTCCCACCGGAAGCACCGACGGGAAGCAATCAACCGGCGTACGAACTGACGACGAGCAGCTTCATTGCTCACGGATTGAACATCGGGGCTGCGTTCCAGTTCTGA